Proteins co-encoded in one Papaver somniferum cultivar HN1 chromosome 5, ASM357369v1, whole genome shotgun sequence genomic window:
- the LOC113279220 gene encoding uncharacterized protein LOC113279220 codes for MSLTLSWLKFHWLQSAEKAAKFIWPHLKRNNSWQLMVRALDPNIFAIRFYSTEDKEAILFGGAWNLDDYLIVLRDCHPSYPYQQMNFDTSPFWLEFKNLLPEFTYPEILRLFADIVVETIVVEPDGVFLAEWDFFFEKQPYKLCPACRVPNHDSDKCNDRRTRRINTESAIRNLGPAVEQIVLPVRNPEELANLYMQHGHQRRSNLREPVSFESGPLDGMLLSYFTTIDSQSNSYLAPADRALPHQNLYMPISSTASINRTFIRRKRCRNLSNVVVSDDESNQASMSQPRNEDNANVNFEPATSNIAATRHLLNRTITDDGQQMQTMTIFLEFFQQKRSKMLYSRSSHGLLQEMMVFKQGFINIAGLLWVLRSTYSE; via the exons ATGTCTCTTACCCTCAGTTGGCTCAAGTTTCATTGGTTACAG AGTGCAGAAAAAGCTGCTAAGTTTATTTGGCCTCATCTTAAGCGTAATAATAGTTGGCAACTAATGGTTAGAGCTCTTGATCCTAATATATTTGCTATTAGATTTTACAGCACTGAAGATAAAGAAGCAATTTTGTTTGGTGGTGCTTGGAATTTGGATGATTATCTAATAGTACTTAGAGATTGCCATCCTTCTTACCCTTATCAACAGATGAACTTCGACACCTCTCCTTTCTGGTTGGAATTTAAAAATCTTCTCCCTGAATTCACTTACCCAGAAATTTTAAGGCTTTTTGCtgatattgttgtggaaacaattGTTGTTGAACCAGATGGG GTGTTTCTCGCTGagtgggattttttttttgagaagcaGCCTTACAAACTCTGTCCAGCATGCCGAGTACCAAATCATGATTCTGATAAGTGTAATGATCGACGGACTAGACGTATCAATACGGAGAGCGCCATAAGGAATCTTGGCCCTGCTGTTGAACAAATAGTTTTGCCCGTTCGAAATCCAGAAGAGCTTGCTAATCTGTATATGCAACATGGTCATCAACGAAGATCTAATCTTAGAGAGCCAGTTTCTTTTGAGTCTGGGCCGCTTGATGGTATGCTTTTGTCCTACTTTACAACTATCGATTCGCAATCGAACTCTTATCTTGCACCAGCTGATAGAGCATTACCACATCAGAATTTATACATGCCTATTTCAAGCACTGCTTCTATCAACCGTACCTTTATCCGTCGTAAAAGATGTCGAAATCTTAGTAATGTGGTAGTTTCTGACGATGAGTCTAACCAAGCTTCTATGAGTCAGCCTAGAAATGAAGATAATGCCAATGTTAACTTTGAGCCAGCTACCTCAAACATTGCTGCTACAAGACATCTACTGAATCGTACTATCACTGATGATGGACAACAG ATGCAGACAATGACAATCTTCTTAGAGTTCTTTCAGCAGAAGAGATCAAAGATGTTGTATTCCAGATCAAGCCATGGGCTTCTCCAGGAAATGATGGTTTTCAAGCAGGGTTTTATCAACATTGCTGGACTACTGTGGGTGCTGAG GTCGACATATTCAGAATAA